Part of the Salvia miltiorrhiza cultivar Shanhuang (shh) unplaced genomic scaffold, IMPLAD_Smil_shh original_scaffold_183, whole genome shotgun sequence genome is shown below.
atttatgccaatgaatgtcggttgtcaggagcatgaaacaaaacttgtgatccaaaggggcatagcccgactttctatcctatttcgggtttttacaaggttgttccttgtttatttctatgaattagttgcacctccattatatttattcattcaagaattggggtgtgacagaatggtatcagagcatgagttttctttcatgtttctgataaccataagcttttgatgtcgagtctagaatagtatctctagacttctaagaatgtcagtagccctcagctcgccgtcacactgccgcaacaaaggtacgataataatttcaaaaatatacatatatgtatttcagatgttataaATGTTTCCAAGAAAAAAATGTGCGtttcaatgaatgatgctatgtgaattgcttatcgctttccatatgttataagttatgaattgctaatcgctttcatattgttatcttgggtctccgactcatataaccaagctcagtatcgtgtttgggacaacccgagcccttaacgataagataagtaagtatcgtgtttgggactacccgagcccttaacgataagatgagttaaagtcgtgtttaggactattgagcctttcacgaataccagatgaatggtcgagttagattctttgaatcttcCCGGCAATAGAAAAGTTTCATGTGGCATTTAATGTCAACatgtttcaagtttcaaagagaatgaacgaataagaaagctttatgttgtcgttttaggctagctgcctatacgattagaatggtGGATCCTCTTgcaaactgtttgagtaccacccaagaatgttttgagaatgttaatcgtgatagcaccgcttgatcgatttaagtaaagactggtaagatagaaatgtttaacatagaaatgttacaacatagaggcactgccttaagactaagaattcacttgagctatttcaatagcggttagattaagtttttcacataagaacttatgttgcttatgattatgatgttagtcgtgatagctttgctagaacggcatagaatggactttcatggtatcagtgacttatgatgaagttttaagttagaagtttgaccagAGATTTACATGAATAAGatgttgacatgattggggcgaagctcccatttgactgagtgattcgttttgttgggtctggccagcccacatgactaagatctcggtgattgtcaattaagatttttgatctcgaggtagagcgtcatcacaatatatagactcgcactatatagttgtcacaatagaatATCCTTTATTACGATAAGTATAGTAGCGATTAGAATTACTCAGTTTATCATTAGTTTTCAACCAGCTGTCAATATGTGGTCCACATGGTGGACAATAAtaagaaatgcgtaaaggagttcgtaaataaatcgcgtcatgagatattcaattcccctagtGAACCAGGGAGATATTACGAaagaacaagcaatgaacgagactctcaccaccgagtcactacaacaaatggagaagtaaaaagttcacgcacaaacaagatatgtacaccacctcaagatggaggtaaagaaaaaggaaatggaatgaaagaaatagaGGAAACCCTTAAATGGAATgaaagcactagaactaaacttaaggtataacccaaccccaaggctagtaggctcaagctaagagagtgaatgctttggctaaagtgccagaagctacaacaagaataaagttggaacgccaccacaatggaaacttagaaacccccattaaataaccagttggaaatgggaaaatgagtttatatggcagaaggagtgccattaatcctcgaagtgaaagttacgaagacgatgagaaaagtttgatgttagaattccctagtcaatctgagaaggtgacttaggacgaaggaaacaattaataAAGTTCAACAGATTTAAGAGTACAAAGATATTTTTCCCAATGAATTACCAATttcatgcaacatagtatgtcattatggggagcactaattcaagatgtcaaagaaaagatgatacactaagaatgtgtattgattataagaagttgaagcaagctcataagaatagatatcctcttccgaggatagacgatctgttaaatcagttgagaggagccggtgtgttttccaagattgacctaagatctgattaccaccaactcaggatgaaaagagaagacattccaaagacagcgttttgaacgcgttatggactttacgagttcacagtgatgcccttagatttaacgaatgccccagcagttttcatggacctaatgaacagagttttccatcagtatctcgatagttttgtcttagtgtttatcgacgacatcctcgtatactctaagaccgaagaacaacatgaagagcacttatgcatcgtactcaaaaccctgcgcaatgagaaatggtttaccaaattcaacaagtgtgaattttggttaaaggaagttatgtttctcggtcacatagtgtcgactgaaggaatcaaagtagaccccgccaaggtcgaagcagtcaatgaatggaaggcaccatcaaatgtcaataAGATCAGTAGTTTTCTCGGTCCAGCAGGTTACAATATAAGGTTCATCGAAAGATTttcgaaattggctaggccaatgactcgacttttaagaaaagggactaagtatgtttggtccgaagcttgtaaacaaagttttaagtagcacaagactaggctgactactgcaccagtgttagcaataccagaagagaatgaagaatttgaggtgtacactgaagcctcgaaactaggattgggttgcatgttgatgcaaaatcaaaaaaaaatgatagcatacacgtctcgtcaattgaagccccatgagctgaactacccgattcatgatttagaactagcagccgtcgtgcacgcgctgaagatttggagacactacctctatggagttaagtgtgagatctttacagatcataagagtttgaaatacttcttcgagcaaaaggatttgaacatgagacaacgaagatggctcaaattagtaaaggattacgattgcaccatcagttaccatccaggaaaaaaaagcaaatgtagtagctgacgccctgagtcgaaagacgaaggctaagctagggtatttcatcacccagcagaagaaactgattcgtgacttcgcctcactcagtttagagaGTATTTATTTCCCAGAttcagtatcgggttgtgtagctgcgctgacagctaaacctgatttaagagaaagaattgtgcaagcacaaagagaagattggttcttggagaagatgcgtctcgctacaagaacgaatgaaacgaaaggattcactgaaaCAAACGATaacgcacttatggttggtgaaagattgtgtgtgccacacaaagaagaattaaagaacgagattatgaacgaggctcatgatactccttacactgcacatccatgcagtacaaagatgcaccaggatttaaagaaaattttatgGTGGAAAGTAATAAAAAGAGATATAGcgtcatagtggaccgattatcaaagtcagcgcactttctaccaattcaaatgacatttggattggagaaacttgcaaagttatatgtcaaagagatagtacgcctttacggtgtacctgtatctatcacgtcagatcgtgacaccagattcacatcgcgtttctggaaaagtttaaAAGAAGCCatgggcactcagctgaacttcagcacagcgtaccaccctcagactgacgggcagtcagaaagaacgattcagattctaaAATTTTCGTTGCGAACAATTATCGCAGACAAAGGTAGAAGTTaggaggatttgttacctctcgtaaaatttgcttataacaatagttatcaagcaacatttGGAACAATCCAGATGAGGccttgtatggccgaaaatatagttcaccactttactaagatgaagtgggtgaaagaaagctgttaggtcctgaactggtccaacagatggttgagaaggtcgaccacatcaagcaaagaatcaaagaagctcgagatagacaaaagtcttacgccgataaacgccgatcggagttagaatttaatgttgggggatcgagttttcctcaaagtctctccctcaaagggagttatacgtttcagaaagttatataggaccttttgagatcctagataagataggccctgtagcctataggttggcattgccgcccagtattggagacatatacaatgtgtttcatgtctctcagttaagaaagtatgtgtttaatccaaagcatTTGATTAAGCCATATAAAGTAGTCCTAGtcaggacttaagttatgaaaaaaaaatcagtccagatacttgatcgcaaggttcaagttttatgagacaataattttgttctcatcatgaagtggaaccatcacaggatggaaaaggccacaaaagagattaatgaaatgaaagactagtatcacaagctagaataccagatatgcaatttcggggacgaaatttttttttaggagggagggatgtaacaccccgcccatttatattaagtttagaatttattttaaacttagatttaagatgattcacgccggattgagaaaatgaatttattttaattccagcaaagatgatttacaaaaatatatttgtaaatttagttattaaatttatatgcattgcatatttatttaaattagcattcaagtatttttcacgagatatttatttagcgaatACTGAGCGGTTGttacagttttcataatacaacccggaagattttttttattattttatttttttccatccTCCACCTTTCCTCCCACTACACCCACTACCCACTACACCTACTCCTACACAACAATACATTCGTCCACTCCTCTCTGTCTGCCATATCTCAATTATATTAAACCCAAAGAAATCCAGTGCAGAGGTAAGTTTTGAGCTTTGTATTCCCTCATTTCTTTCCATTATTCATCCCACAAGTATTGAGAAACCAATATGGCAGCTCTCTTCCATTACTTCGATCAGAGGGGTACTAGTAGCAAATCCAGCAACTACACCTTTCAATTTCAGTAACACAAATCAAAGGTTTCATCTATGAATTTCCTCCGTTCATTTACACTTGCTCATACTTAGAACACTTTAATTGCAGTACCACAAACATTTTCAGACTTCAAATTCATGATAAGCAATACACAAACCTTTTCATCTACATAGGTATACATATCGATTATGCTTATATGAAATCACTCAGaatttatatatgtacatacgcatattttgagtataactatttttttacaAGAGATTGAATGAGTATAAAAACCTACTGGAATAAGAGAGAAGAAAGATGGAGTCTTGAGTTTTGATTTTGCTTGTCTAGCCTGAGTGTTTTGGGGCATCTGAGTGGGGAGTCGGTCCGGTGGTGATGGCAGAGAGAAGTGAGGCGTCGGGTCGGGCAGTCTAGTGAGCCGAGAGAGAGAAacccgagggaggcggcggatcTGCTGCGAGGACGCCGGAGGCGGTGGCGCTCCGCGGCGGTTGCGCCTGCTGCGCCTTGTGCCGTCAGttgagagagaagagggagagaaGGCTGAGCGGGGCTGCTGGCGACGCTGGGTGCGTGCGTCTGTGTGTGAGGCGGCGGTACGGCTGGTGTCGTGTCCGGTGAGTGTCGTGTGTTGagggccgagagagagagacgagttgagggagaggagagtcaagggtcggcgacggtggctccggctgctgctgtcgccgagagagagaccgagggaggcggcggcgctcgtCGTCGCCAAGGGGGATTCAAGGGAGCTGGTGGCAGCGGCTTGTCggcgctgctcctccggcgagctccaCGGTGGACGGCTGTTACCagccgaagagagagagatcagagggagATGGGAGATTGCCGGCAGCTATTGTCGCCGGAGAAGGGGGCGCGGCCGCGGCTTGGCGGCGGCAGGGGGAGACCGAGGGGGGGCGTGaatctgagagagagagggagacgagcAGGGGGGGATGAGTGAATGAAAAGTGAGTGTTTGTGCGTGTGTTGCGGCTGATGGGGGGGATGAAGGCTAGGTGTTGGGCTAGGGTGAGGGTTGGGCTTTGGGGATGGGTTTGAATTTTCGAATTGGGCTTgaattgggccgattttaattgagtattgggccgagtatttgggccgattttttttatgagtgatgggctccaatttttaaatagatttgggctgcgatttttaaaagcttgggccgatttttaattttatttagctgggcccgatttattttattcagtctgggtcattcctattttattgagttgggcctcatcttttaaatttatatgggctattatttatttaagcatgagctctatttcatctatttaaatgacttccctattttatttaattagactattaattagtttgattaattatttttaaagactttggattgccttcaattaattaaattgggctttcttattttttaattaattgaactattattagtttgattaatttatttaaaggagaattttcataataatatcatattattattatgtgcatattttaagtgattacttattatatgctaagcatgacatgcatttgcatatgtatttttgcaaataaaagtactcatgatttaaattggttttcattaaatccaattttcaaaagaaagttgagtaagaatattgttggtgttcttaactcaagagaaatgttttcaattatttatttattaaattttgaaaacccggctaagtgaatcatagaatattaaacACTACACCATGAcgtaagattagcttcacgagacctattaagaatagaatttcttgtaggcttcgtgaccagggggattagcgctgctttcccaagacagatttatatgtgattatgatcttcaggctttgcctaaccaggtgggcttactttccaaatgtacaaagtatgattgagttattaagctctaaatatttcaatgaaatgcaaattatttatttaatgttatgaaaactgtttatccaataaaatgtttatgtgcactctgctctgtttaaggctcgcgcagttaatcaattgaggttctcttatgacctaatacgttgtttgaggattgtgtacacttgttagttgactcggtgggttgatctccatcgggctctaaccagaggcgttataagggtgctcggctggatgtgttccggagcatgagaaatatcaggcctgcctgggtagcgtcccgaggtcaaagtaaacttgtctgggttacgccctcagttcaagtaagcaggagacagagatccgtcggtggctaaaaggtccgggatcacagcgagtaacagaaagggagtgtgacatgtgcgcacaaatgaaagaaaatgttttaacatgcttagaagtacttctttcattttaaaaccttctaagttatgtcaggtataattggataaactgtctttattaaaatatgagatgtttcagaaaatgcatgcccactaagtacattagtacttagcccaaaaatactttcaaatgttttcaggttggctggccggtgctgacgggacggagctgaggctagcgataaattcctatgttagacttccgctgtagcaattactcatatcagtctttttgttttcccaacttaagatcttcatgttaaatttcaaataatatatttgaccgagcttagacttttcactactaaatttatgccaatgaatgtcggttgtcaggagcatgaaacaaaacttgtgatccaaaggggcatagcccgactttctatcctatttcgggtttttacaaggttgttccttgtttatttctatgaattagttgcacctccattatatttattcattcaagaattggggtgtgacaggtTAGACGGTATTTATATGCGGTTTCAGACTAAACTCATATCTAATGACACATACTCAGCTATCCTATCAACTTAACTCATCAAACTATCTAATGGCACATACTCATCTAACCGATCAAACCATCAGAACGACAACATTCAATATTAACTAACTTAGAAACACATTGATGCAAACAATGAACAGTTGCACATAAAGATAAAAAGTTTTGTACTTTTGGAATATATGGAAAGTACAAATATAGAACAAGATCTTGGACTTACCCACAAATAATATGATTTTGGTGCATAATTGCGCTGAACATCTCGACAAAAACTAACACTGCAGTGATATATCTGCACCCGTCCAGCACAAACTAATTCAAGCTGAGGGTCCGGGGCCTAACAACAACGGCGCTTCCTTCTTCTCGTTCTCTGGTTTTGGATCAGGATTTCTGTTTGCAGCCCAAGCTCTAAGAGGCGGCTGGAAATACTGGCTCGCTACATCTGGAGGCGGAGCGTCTTCTCCAGGGAGTGATAGAAGACCCTGCTCGAAAAGAGGTGATGGTTCGTTGTGACAGGCTTTCCAAAGAGAGTCCACAAGCTCCCTTTCCTCTTTCGCGGCTCCTAGGTCTTCAAGAGACATCTCACTGATCCCTTTGATCCTGTCTTGTAGAATCTGCTTCAGTTTGTCATCATCTTCATTTGGAGTATCGGGCTTCTCTGATCTGTCCCGAGCTAGATCGAGAAGGCTCCTTAGTGCAGCTTCGCGCACATCAGAATCCTCACTTGATGCAAGGTGCATCATGATGCGAGGAAAGCCGAGTTCGGATATGACGTTAATGTCTGAATGATTCTCACTAAGTAGATAATGGATCAAGTTCAGGGCTTTCCTGCATATCATCCATTTTTGTATCAATAAATACTAAAACTAAAATCAGCCTCAACTGCAGACTAAACCATTAATCTTTCAATGGTTAATGTCATAGCTTTTTCTAAGCTAGAAAATAAatctcttcaaaaagaagatTCATTTCTCAGACACTTACCTTTGAAATCTCACACTCTCGGAGCCCAAAGCATCTCTTAGCGCGGCGTAACCGTTAGCCAACCGGAATGCAGCAATTCCAGGCTTGTTATGCCTAATCAGAGCTGCAAATGGAAAATGAACAAGATAAAATATCAAGAAACCGTTCATCCATAAATGAACAGCAATTCACTAACAAGAGGATGCTTACAAGAGATTGCCCATAAATGAACAACAATTCACTAACAAGAGGATGCTTACAAGAGATTGCCCCGAGCGCTTTGGTACGCACTCCAACATCTGGATCAGAAGTAAAATTGGACAGCAGCGGCTCCATACCATTAGCTTCCATTACCAGCTGTTGACTCCTGGGATTGTTCTGCACGACCGTGCTAACAACGTCGGCTGCTTTTGCCCTAATGTTAGCATGTGGATTTCTAAGGTAGTCGAGGAGAGGAGCAAGACCACCAATGGAGTGAAGATCTAGCAAAGAACAGAATCATATTAATCGAAACATCAATCTGCATCAAAAAAATTCTTAAAACAGATCATAACTAAGAGCTAACCATTAGCATTGTCGATGGATTCCACTTGTTCTTGTAGCTCATCCAACATATCTACAAGTAAACAAGAATGGGAAAAAACCTCAGAAATACAATCAAGTAGCACAAATAAATTAGATGctgaaattctcaaataaacaCCTTCAATATCTTGAGGAGTCACCCCCTGAGACTCCAAAACCTGCTCAGGGGTCTTCATAACAAGTGTTATCTCCTTCATTCGCTTAATAACATCAATTGTCTGCCCTTGCATCGCCTCCATAAACCATCTTCTATCCTCCTCACTAAATACAAAATTATACCAATTAAAGCACACATTTTGAATCAACCAACTAAGCATACGAATTCAACATATAGACATTTACTCAAACAAAATGAGAAACAAACTAAAATGGAAAAAAGGAGCAATTGGATTAAGAaattggggaaatatgagaatACCTCAAACTGCGAGAAGTGTTAGTACCGTCGGCGTGGGAAAGACTCCACTTAAGCAATCCTTCCCAATTAGGGCCTTCTCTTGCCATGTTTCTGCTTCTTTTTTTCTCGCAGTCAATGGATTAACGTCTGAAAAAAGATATACTAAACTATAGCGGCAATATCAGGTTTGGAGAAATAAAAGTTGGAGCGAATTAAGCGAGGAATTTATAGTTTTTCGTGGGAGAATTTGTGGGGGGTTTCTGGAATTTACTTGAAGAATCGAGATTAACGCGACGTAAACACCGACTCCACGACTCATACAGCGGGTCTCAATTGCGAACGGAAAGCGAACTGGCCCCAAACCGACAacttagtattttttaatttggatTGGGCCTATTTGAAAAATACATTGGGCCATACTTACACATgtatattctttattttctcaaattcaCCGAagagattattattattattattattactttctcCATCCCACTCAAGGGCAGCTTCAGAATTTAACGTTGTGGGGACTGAATTTGGTGAACTACGACGTTTGAAAACATTTAcacggggttcgggggcgggagcattccgtacacttcattttcatgcatttttttaacaatcacttaatataatagataattgttcgccattcaattaattcaatattaagtagattgaaagcatataaagacatacttttattcttttttttttaaagaatgttccatcttctaaacaaataaactaattttcattattaatgtAATACCCCAGATTTTCGATCCTATGATTCATATGGGTCTTATTGATATTATTAGGATGTGATAGGTCATAGGTCCCTAATTCCCAGTTAATAAGAATAATTATCCTCGCGGTAACTTAATAAGACTTGATGTCTAGGTTTTCTCTTCAGAAAAACGGAAAATAGATCTTATTAagaagattattattattattattattattattattattattattattattattattattattattattatttcgtgTGAACTTGATTTAAATCaaaatgtgtgtgtatatatatatatatatatgtatattttcatttcaaagtatGAATAGCAAAGAGCACATTTATTTCAATACgagtttgattttaaaatgGGTTTGAGCGAAAACCGACTCGTGGAAAGGGCCGACGGGTGGGCCGATTTTTGGACAAATCTTGGGCCTATTTTAGgccctatctatatatataaaatatataaaagatcagTACAACGGTAATACAAcgctattttttctctctcccacgttttttcaatttaatcattatatctCTTTCCTACGATTctcataatctatatatatatataaaagtggaaCCAATATGCCTATACTATTTTCCCGCCCAAAGTGtagcattaattttaatcttaattaattaatttacacaattcaatattaatttcaacatttatttacataattaatgctgatttttatttatactagcAAGTTCTATTTCTGATCTATTAAATTACGACTATAATTTGTTCTCATTTTCAATATAAATGCTCAATTGATTAGcatttatatttatcttaaaatattGGATTACGTGAGAATCAATACTACAAaagtataataatatttttttggtaaaaaataaTCTCTCATATAATACACTAATAACATTAGGTTCTTAAACCACATTAAtttatgagtaaaattttgaagtagccaaaataaagcataaaacacaatttatggccacacattgaaaaaaacacaaattttgaccatttttattgatttggacgtttttaatGAGAGTGGGTcctaaacgacatcgttttgttACTAAAGCCTGTCTAAGTAGCAACTATGCATTAGGCAGGGGGTAAGGTAGATGGTTAAGTATTTTTTAGCCTTCACACTATATATCTTTGTAAACAATTCTAGCATGTCAAGGTACGTCTGGTTAGACGGTATTTATATGCGGTTTCAGACTAAACTCATATCTAATGACACATACTCAGCTATCCTATCAACTTAACTCATCAAACTATCTAATGGCACATACTCATCTAACCGATCAAACCATCAGAACGACAACATTCAATATAAACTAAATTACAAACACATTGATGCAAACAATGAACAGTTGCACATAAAGATAAAAAGTTTTGTACTTTTGGAATATATGGAAAGTACAAATATAGAACAAGATCTTGGACTTACCCACAAATAATATGATTTTGGTGCATAATTGCGCTGAACATCTCGACAAAAACTAACACTGCAGTGATATATCTGCACCCGTCCAGCACAAACTAATTCAAGCTGAGGGTCCGGGGCCTAACAACAACGGCGCTTCCTTCTTCTCGTTCTCTGGTTTTGGATCAGGATTTCTGTTTGCAGCCCAAGCTCTAAGAGGCGGCTGGAAATACTGGCTCGCTACATCTGGAGGCGGAGCGTCTTC
Proteins encoded:
- the LOC131003261 gene encoding hsp70 nucleotide exchange factor FES1-like; its protein translation is MAREGPNWEGLLKWSLSHADGTNTSRSLSEEDRRWFMEAMQGQTIDVIKRMKEITLVMKTPEQVLESQGVTPQDIEDMLDELQEQVESIDNANDLHSIGGLAPLLDYLRNPHANIRAKAADVVSTVVQNNPRSQQLVMEANGMEPLLSNFTSDPDVGVRTKALGAISSLIRHNKPGIAAFRLANGYAALRDALGSESVRFQRKALNLIHYLLSENHSDINVISELGFPRIMMHLASSEDSDVREAALRSLLDLARDRSEKPDTPNEDDDKLKQILQDRIKGISEMSLEDLGAAKEERELVDSLWKACHNEPSPLFEQGLLSLPGEDAPPPDVASQYFQPPLRAWAANRNPDPKPENEKKEAPLLLGPGPSA